TGGCACTGCTGCTTATGATCGTCTCATCCCGCTTGTTGTAtttagtttaattaaaaatagttttttcTAACTGAATCTAATCGCCATTTTGGACGTAAAACCGTACCCAAGCCGAACACAAGTAAAGGGCAGTTAGAGtgtgttgttcttgttgttggctCGTTAGCTTTTTGTGTGGATCTATCATCTTGCTGCTAGCTGGCACCACCTGGCGTGTGCCACTACACGATCGCAAACAATTCGATCGCGCGGCAGGGTACAGTGTTTATGAACCGCAGCCGTGTTTGCAGCATACACCCCGTCCGGACCTCGGACACTGACCGACCACTCACTGTGGCAGTGGTTGATGTGTTTGTCTGGGGGGGATTTTCCCGTGTGAGCTCCCTCGGGTGTAGTAATTGTTAGTTTAAAGTTAccctcttttttttactttgtgCATCTAGTGTTATCCGTGCTGCTACAGTTTACTTCAACTATATATAAttcaaatatatttatttttgtttttctttgtttttgttgcttgcgttctttttttttttactaggAAACAGTTTTGTGCTACGACCGATCatcaatcgttcgatcgagcCGCACCGCGATATCGCAGGAGTGGTAATCGATTTCGGTCGGTATATTCCGGCGTCCTGTGCGGCGTGTATCCGGTGCACGGAGCATCTCAAACCCTCTATTTCTGCTGAAGCTTACTCCGAATACCCGCCGCACAAGCGATCGCCGCTGCCATTTTTGGTAGTATCATTAGTGTAGCTCTACGAGTTTACCTTGTTCGTCTGCTTCTCGGTTTcttgtgtctgtctgtgtgttgcttTGGCATCGCCCACCTGGACGGTGGATGGTTTTCAGGGCGCCGGTTGTCAGTCGACCGCCGCTAGATTCCGCTTTCCAGTTGTAGTAGAGTTGGTTGTGGGATTTTCAGAGGGGGTAGTGGGTATGGTACGGATCGCTCACTCATATCACTGGGTTTTTtagagggagggaaggacgGGAAACAGTGAAAGGGataagaagaggaagagaagaaggagaagttgttgttgatgattcgATGAtggaaacaacgaaacaacggATGGGGTGCGTTGGTGCTGGTAAGCGATCTAGCAGTACGCCAGATCATCCATATCCAGGTAGACAGCATGTCACACGGTCGTCTCCCGGTCGACGTGGATGTACTCGACCGGTTGCAGCCCGTGTCAGGAGTCCGGATCGAAGAACAGGGGCTCCTTCTTGTAGTCCTTCTTCGACAGCGTACCGTTGAGGGAGGCGGccgcaccggtggccaccgtgggtTTCAGCTTCTCGTTCGCCTTGCGGCGCTTCTTCACCATCACGAGCAGACAGAAGATGAGACAGGCCGAGATGGCGGCCGCAACGCAACCGAACGCGGCGTACATACCACCGGGCAGCTCGATCAGGCGGCTACCGCACTCCTGCTCGCTCTCATCGTACCCGGACGGACAGTTGGGACGACCTGGTGGCGAGgcgagagggaagggagaggacgATAGTACAGGTGAGTATTGTGTGTAATCGATGGATCAGGAAGTGTTATCTGGTTCCTGAAATGATTCCTGCGGTTTTATTAGGTCCCTGATTTCTTTTTAACCTATGAAATAATTGCATTAATCCAAATATTGCTGATGCGGTGGGCACTacttttttccatctttcagGTATGTTTCGAAATCCATATCCAAAGAACTCTTCATCTTTTACAGGGTAGGTTGATTTCAAcctttgtttgaaaaattttTCACCGGTTTTACAGCATGCGGTCGAGCGTTATCAATTAAAAAAGCAACTATCATGTCGGTTATCCTATTCTGCCTATTTTCTAGCCAGAGCTCGCTTCGAATGGATAAATTATTGACGATTGACGTTCTCCATCAATAATTTGTTCAGTTTCCATAGGTTTTTTGGGCTCAACAATCTTTACAtcttattttttcattttgtttttggttggctCGAGCGTTCTGTGTTTGTAACGTTTAAATCTCTGCTTCTGATCCTTTGAAGCTAGCTTTCATATTTTTGGCTTGTACCGTTACATGTTCACCATAAACTTAAACTAACAAACGAGTAATTTTGAGCAGccgttttcttcaaattaaacAACGTTTTTAAACTTTCCCCTAAAAATGACTTTGAAGCGACAAAATTTTAAGATTTTTAACTCAAGAAAAAATCTGATATTGTCAATATTATGAGCAGTtgcttattttgttttaaaggtTTAAAGGAATACCTTCACCGCCCTTTTCCAAAAAGTGAACctttaccaaaaacaaaaaaaatgacgcCATCCCCGCAGGAACTAATCCAGAGACCTAATGCGAAGAATATCTTTTGAATGTTTAAATCTTTCAGACGCATCTTTACAAATGATAGGATAAGCAGCCCTTAAAAATGTTGTACTCTGGAGCTCTGGAAATTCTGTATCTATGAAATTCTGTCTAGAAGAATCGCCAACTCGGCAGGAGTACTTACCATCGCACCAGAGTGCACTGCCGATGCAGGCGTCCAGCTCAGGACACCGATACTCGCATTCTGTCTCCCGTGGATACAGTCCAAACTCGACCAGCGTATCGTTGGCGGTGAAGTTGGTCTGCAGATCGAGCTGCTGTATGAGGGACGCTTTCGTGCGCTGAATCTCGAGCCACGAAAACCCAATACTGCCCGGTTCCTTGTGAATCGGTTCCAGCACCATACTGACCGGCCTGCGAACGAAACAGAAGGAGCAGATTGGAAAGTGTTATTGATAGCACGATCTTCTTACTCTCCACCATCGAAGCTTACCGATCGAAGCTCAAGAACGGTTGATTGCTGAGCCAATCCTCACTAAAGATGTGCAACGAGGCGGACCGACTGGACGGTGCCGAAGGGCAGATAACGCGCATCACCTtcagcggcacaccaccataCACGATCAACCGGTTACGGGTGTTACACTTGGCGAAATCCTCAGCCGTCGGTTCAACCGGCAGGAAGCTACCCCAGGTGCGCACGAACAGACtgcgatcctgctgctgcgcctcGATGTACCACGGTTGCCCGTCACAGCTGGCATCGTTCGAACGGAGTGGAAAGTGTAGCTCATCCTCACCCCCGGAACCACGCAATCGCAACCGACGCCGGCATTCGGGCACCCGGATAAAGTCGTACGACGCGTGGAAGTAAACGTCTGCAAAATCCTCCGAAATGTTGAGCCGCGTTACGTCGAACGTTAGCTCGAGGATGCGCGAGTTCGAGATGAACGTGAGCGGTGCTTGGCTGGAGATGCTGGTGTTATCACAGAAGCAACCGAGCGGAATGCGCACATCGGGATACGGTACATCGTAGATGCTGAGCTCGCCGGTGCGACTGTCTGGGTCCGCTTCCGGATAACTACACCGTGCCCGTCCCGTATGACCGTCACTTTCGGTGGCACAGCTAGCGAACGCACCGAACGAAACGTTGTGCAGATTGACCCGTACCTGGAAGGGAATAACAAGTAGAGTGTGCCACATTCCCAACCGGAGATCACTTCCTACAGTAATCTAGAGAGATCCCCTTCTTACCCGCTCGCCAACGGACGCCTCGAAGCGGTAGAGACAGGAGATGTTCTTGGCACCGCCACGCCCATGCAGGAACACATTCCTCGGTGCCTGGAAGTCACCCTTACGCTTTCGAAACACACGCGAACAGAGCAGCGGAATGGCCGGATCCGTGCTCAGCGCGGGATCTTCGTGAGGATCGCGAGGTTTCTTGTTGCCGCCCAGGTACGGTTCACCTCCCAGCTCGGTATCCACGAACTCGTAGTTGATGCCGAAGCTGGACGGAAACAGTGACGTGCCGGTCATGGTATGGAACTCGATTTTctggaggaaaaaaaccaatcgaacAATGACACTAAACCCTATTACGAGATCCTGACACTGTACTCACCAAATCCTGGCCCGTGCTGACGTAGCTCTCTAGCGGTGTACAAGGGCGCATCCGATGACCCTTACCGTCCAGTGTCATGTGATCGCACAGCTTCGGCGCTTCGTTGTCGTAGAATTCCGCCATCAGGCGCCTCGTTGGACCACTCCCCTTCCCACCAAATCGATCCTTACGTCCATGGTCTTTGGTTAGATCGCTGGATTCCTTTCCATGGCGTACCGATTGCACGTAATTCCCGGTTCCTAGTTCCGACTTTCCGCCCCGATGTTTCGAGTACTTGTCTTGTGTCGTACCGTAGCTTCCACGGCCACGGTTACTTCCATcagttggtgctgttggtggtggctgatTGAAGACACTGTTTACCGTCGGACCGTAGATGTACTGATCGACCGGATTCCACACGTTATCGACGTTAATCTTGATCGATTTGCCATTCTGGTTTCCCGCGGTATAGTAGTTATTGACCGTGCGGTTCATTAGCTGCTGGTAGagggccgtcgtcgtcgtaatgcTACCGAGATTCGCGGATCCGGATCCACTGCCGACGACTCCTCCTGCCGCCCCCGAACCCACCGTTGAACCGTACGATGAGGGCGATGTCCCActggatgaggaggatgacgaTAGAATCGTGGCCGGGGAGGTGGTCCGTACCGGTACGAACGTACCGGCGCTATCCCAGATGCGTGTCCTTGTAATCCACGGTAATGGAGAGTCACTCTGGAAGGCAAAATTTGAGACAGGAGACAGGACCCAAAACATGAACACGTTACTACCTCCTAGGACATTGCATCCAGCTTCCTACTTACCCTGCCGATGGTGGAATTATCACCGCTGCTTCCACTATTCGGCTGCAGAATCTGCAGGTGGTAGTGTGTGAACGAGATCCAGATCAAATCCGTCGGCATACCGTGGAAGTAGTACGTACAGGTCGTGTTCGGTGCCAGCGTATGCCGGGGGCTCAGCAGATGCCCGATTCGACCTCGACGCGACAAAAGCACTTCATCTGTCAGGCGGGAAGAGAAACGCGCATGTGTGttaacagcacagcacagcgtcGAGTGgtccgacgatgacgatgacgatgacgatgatgtcacCGTTTAAAGCCAGCATTCTAAAGATGCTATACCCCGTGACCCCGGGCAGCCGTGCCACCCCGCACCACTGGGCCCCCTTCACGGGCGCGGAaacaggaaattgaatttatcattCTCGACGCGCGGATTGCTTGTCGGTTACCGTCGGCCGATTACCGGaaccgacgatgatggtggaacaATGTTTTGTCTGTTTCGATGAGAAACGTCCAAACCATCATCCTACGCCCAGGATGGCGCGTGGGTATTGAATCTCGGAGCGAACCGGAGAAAGCGAACCAAGGGAAGCACAACACACAGTGGACACAGTTTTGATGGCGGGGATGAGGTTCCCGTCCCGAGTGGCGGTCGCCgatgtaaattgatttctttCATCAGCTTCTTTGTATGGGGATTCGGCAAAAGGGACGGAGGGACGGAAGCACCACAGGAGCGGTCCACGGTTTTTCCTACGACTTCCATTACCTCCCCCGGCCAAAAAACGCGAACCGAAACGATCGAGCTTTATTGGTATTTAAATTGTGTTTATCTAGGAAATTGACAGAACGTGTTGGCGACTGTGCCGAGACGGAGGTGGATTGTCATGACGCtgtacggtggccaccattgaACGATGGAAATGTATCCAGCCGCTCAACACAGCAAACCAGCCATGAGCGTATAATGACAGGCTTCCCTCTCGTTCCGTTGCCAATGGTGATTGGGCGATGGTATAGTGATAGCTCGCGGATTCACTTCACCATTAGTCCTCTCGACCACCTCGGCCCCCCTGCCCCCGGTCCCTTCCTGTTAATGGATGCTCCCTACCGCGATGCCTACCTGGATTGGATGCGTTGATGTGGAACTCGCACTTGCTGCCCTGAGCAAAGTCGTacgaatcggaatcggcaaACAGTACGTCGACGTCCAGCTCGAAACCACGGTTTGACTGACCGGACTGTAGCGGTGCCGAGAAGGGGCTCGAATGGAACGCGATCAGCATTTCGGGtccgctgcacacacacaacaatgaCAACAAACGTGGAGGTTATTAGGTTTCTTGCGGAAATTTTGTTGAACTTATCTCGTCTCGTCTACACATATTTGTACTCATACTGGAATCGTGCGGAATGTGATGGAAAGTGTTACGGTACGGGAATCGCGTCACGACACGATGGCGGATTGCggctctttctccctcttggGTGCCTCCCCCCAAAACCTctccccaaaacaaaaccctccTCTAACTTATATTATCAccaaaatgagaaaagttttccggcactccggcaacacacacgcacacgccgcgCGGTTACGAATGGACGCCGAGTGGTGCCGCGGTGGCTTTCCAGGATTACAGTCACTTCAAACACCCCTCCCGTGGCCGCGCTCGTTGTGCGTTCTGCGTTTGAATTATTTCTTATGTTTTGTGCCATGTTTTTGTTGCctttccggctccggctcgttCCGATAAGAATGCTCTTGTTCGTCGCCGTTTGTCGAATACGTCgtcttctgtgttttttttttttgcgtgggaaaatgctggatgctgggcGCGAAGGATTCCTTCGCGGCGCTCCGTGTTTGTCGAGAGGCCAAAATGAAACTTCATTCAGCTGTTCGTTTGTTGtgctacaacgacgacgacgacgacgggcagAGCAGAGATGTGGTAttatttttgtctttttttctcgGGCCGGGCCGGCGTTCCGTTTGCCACGGGGGGGAAAGATGATGGAAATGCTGAACCAATGCCATGCAAGACGGGAGTGGTGGCATTACACAGGCACAATCGCTAATGAAATCCATAGCCAGGCACGATTCGAGCGTAGCGTAAGGCAGCCGCACCGTGCAATACGTGCAAAATGGTTtgggcaaaagttttccacagCTCTCCGCTGCCAGCTCCCTGCCCCAAAGATATCCTTTCTCATTTGCCATGGAACGAACACGCCACTTGAAACAGTTGCCAGAAGTAGCGCCAGCAGAAGCGGAGCGAGTTTCAAGAGATGCTTTCCATTATGTTTGCTTCGTTCTCACGAATGTATGGTTCTTCCACTTCTGCCAGTCGTACGCAAATATATAAGCAATTCCGTTTCATTCACTGACATCACATCCGCTCGTCGCACACGCAAATAAATGCGATGTTTTTGGGTTAATTATTCAAttgggttcggttcggttcggtgtggtACTTACCGTGAGACGACGCGCGGTAACCAGTCGCCGCCGCAGTATTTGGCTAGCACGGGATCGTTCGTACTGCTGCCATCGTAGAAGATCAGATGATCCCGTTCGCCGGTACAGTCCGACCAGGCCCGTACGGCCCGGGACGTTTTGTTGAGGCTCGCGATGGAtctggaagaaaagaagaagggagggacGGTATGAGCATGTTATCAGTCTTCCCGGTGGTAATTTCCAGAGTAATTTATTAGCGACGATTGAAGCTGGAAAGCTGTGATTCATTGGGAAATTTTCGATGGTTTATTGCAAAAGAAATCGGCTTTAAAGTATATATACGCTTATACGGTTGATGACTAAGGTTTGGTGTAAATTTTAGTACCAAAAAGTATGTTGTAGATTTTCTCAAGGTTGTCGCATATATAAACAAAGAGTTTTCTTAGATTGATCTACCGGATCTTGAAACATTCCAGTCGCCTTCTTTTAACGTTTCAAGGAAGTGGAATCATTCCTGATTGAATAGGGTTGTCAAACTGCAATTTTTGCAATTGTAATATTGATTAAAGCCGCCCCGAATGGGCTTACGTGTTAAAAACTCGTGCAATTTAATTGAGTTCTTTTAATTAGATTGTTGGTAACTCAATATCAACAGTTTATGCGATTTGGCTCATGCAAATGTCCACAAATCAGAAATGCAATGTCTTCTATTTTTAGTATGGCTTTCAAAGATTTATTGTAAATAAAGGCCTGTTCATTTATTTGCCCAAAACTTGGTTTTAAAGAATGATAGAAAGACGACGCTTTCAGTAGTATGCGAAAGATGAGGGATTCACATTATTTGagtttttgcataaaaatcaCGTaacgaatggaggcgcatggtcgtGGTGCAAACTTTGTCCGATTTATCCACAAAATCCCACGTGTGGTTCGAATTTCGTTTCACTACATTTGCTACTTATAGCCAATAGATTAAGACTATAACAAGGTGCTTTATAAAATCgatttaatgtttttatttatcattGATATACTGAGATGTTAATTGCGATAGTCGTCCTTTATGGTTCGTCTCGATCTCTATTTGAAACGATTGGTGAACATTTCTAATACAGATTACAGATTTGGTATAGGTTTTACTAAGCATTTCACGCGTTACACAGATGTTGCAAAAACCTACTTTAATGGTTTTTAAcacaaattttgaatttcgaaGTTCATGGATCCATCATGAAGAACATCTAACAACTCTTGCTGAACTGCAATAAACCAACgtttaaaataaaagaacTCTTAATGCTTATAATCTGTTTATCGCTCTAAGTGGCGAGTAATTATTTTCTTTAGTTTTTCAAGCAGATACCATGCATAATGTTCATAATGGAAAATGCTGAACAGCGTATTAAAGCAAGTTACACTTGGGCCAAAATTGATGTTCCTGTCTTTCAAAAGATTTCAATGGAACTTGTTTAGAGTATCCTTTACGTTCCACTGTTACACCCTCAAACAAGTTGCATCACATTCCCCGAACCGAAAAGCCACGGCACTCGTGACCATACAAAGGAACATCAATTTCTTCCTTAGCTTTCCAACAATTATTTCTCAGAAGCAGTCGCTGGTTGATGTTACCGTCTTTCATGGTACGGCTTTCAAATATCGCCGCAGTTCAACACATGAGATTCGGCCAAATGGACCAAAAGCGACTTCCAATGTTTTGTCATCGCATCCGTCGTTTCTTGTAGCCCGGTCTCGGAACGCAAATAGCCGTTCGGTAGCGAATGCCCACAAAGGCACAATTAAGCACaacatggaaatgaaatttggcCACGACGCTGCACCGTAACGATgacatcgacgacggcgacgatgtgTTGTTCTGGACCGGCCGGGCCTTTCATTCTGTTCCCAGAAATACCCGT
This sequence is a window from Anopheles darlingi chromosome 3, idAnoDarlMG_H_01, whole genome shotgun sequence. Protein-coding genes within it:
- the LOC125956537 gene encoding uncharacterized protein LOC125956537, giving the protein MLPKAIQLMVLAGLAAMVLVGVCHACKISEYPCRGGASCVPLDKYCDGREDCGDGSDEPKMCTVCNRTYYGDIGRTYTLTVPPPQWNRLPFLCHLTFTASGHEQGDIVQIIFDKFTVGRFDEGLIDPDMDSSDASLTLGGDLPGCPEGFMQLSELGRPFTGGSWCGKASGHQLYFSETSTVTASVKVFHAPMQAGTPFEFRIRYKFISQSEAIVRYGAPSELLELGRVTPGTYCTRQYDECYRKKCRLQSPNYPGMYPRNVTCYWTIRQKVVPTCKHAMVAISQENEHKALVKRSIASLNKTSRAVRAWSDCTGERDHLIFYDGSSTNDPVLAKYCGGDWLPRVVSRGPEMLIAFHSSPFSAPLQSGQSNRGFELDVDVLFADSDSYDFAQGSKCEFHINASNPDEVLLSRRGRIGHLLSPRHTLAPNTTCTYYFHGMPTDLIWISFTHYHLQILQPNSGSSGDNSTIGRSDSPLPWITRTRIWDSAGTFVPVRTTSPATILSSSSSSSGTSPSSYGSTVGSGAAGGVVGSGSGSANLGSITTTTALYQQLMNRTVNNYYTAGNQNGKSIKINVDNVWNPVDQYIYGPTVNSVFNQPPPTAPTDGSNRGRGSYGTTQDKYSKHRGGKSELGTGNYVQSVRHGKESSDLTKDHGRKDRFGGKGSGPTRRLMAEFYDNEAPKLCDHMTLDGKGHRMRPCTPLESYVSTGQDLKIEFHTMTGTSLFPSSFGINYEFVDTELGGEPYLGGNKKPRDPHEDPALSTDPAIPLLCSRVFRKRKGDFQAPRNVFLHGRGGAKNISCLYRFEASVGERVRVNLHNVSFGAFASCATESDGHTGRARCSYPEADPDSRTGELSIYDVPYPDVRIPLGCFCDNTSISSQAPLTFISNSRILELTFDVTRLNISEDFADVYFHASYDFIRVPECRRRLRLRGSGGEDELHFPLRSNDASCDGQPWYIEAQQQDRSLFVRTWGSFLPVEPTAEDFAKCNTRNRLIVYGGVPLKVMRVICPSAPSSRSASLHIFSEDWLSNQPFLSFDRPVSMVLEPIHKEPGSIGFSWLEIQRTKASLIQQLDLQTNFTANDTLVEFGLYPRETECEYRCPELDACIGSALWCDGRPNCPSGYDESEQECGSRLIELPGGMYAAFGCVAAAISACLIFCLLVMVKKRRKANEKLKPTVATGAAASLNGTLSKKDYKKEPLFFDPDS